A DNA window from Ipomoea triloba cultivar NCNSP0323 chromosome 10, ASM357664v1 contains the following coding sequences:
- the LOC116032703 gene encoding uncharacterized protein At4g14100-like, protein MQFLRKPKIPSLSFFILLLFASSLLIFFFPLIESTDVEDPVPTPWPLQFHSIVFINTSEGKLQKVDLWYDWPNGRNFNIIQFQLGKLYYDLEWDNGTSFVYTLDQDQECEVLLFPVGILRPNWLDGANYLGQKYMDGFLCNVWEKVDFIWYYEDVATKRPVYWAFYTGMITHVMTFEVGKVLEDPAWQAPVYCFKENTTLQYMAASPNSDGRFLTGAMDAPKFL, encoded by the exons atgCAATTTTTAAGGAAACCCAAAATTCCCAGTTTGAGTTTCTTCATCCTTCTTCTCTTTGCCTCTTCTCTactgatcttcttcttccccttgaTCGAATCCACGGATGTGGAGGATCCGGTTCCAACGCCATGGCCATTGCAATTCCACTCGATCGTCTTCATTAATACCTCAGAAGGGAAGCTACAAAAGGTGGATCTCTGGTATGACTGGCCTAATGGCAGGAACTTCAACATAATCCAGTTCCAGCTGGGGAAGCTGTACTATGACTTGGAATGGGATAATGGGACTTCCTTTGTCTATACTCTGGACCAGGACCAGGAGTGTGAGGTGTTGCTTTTCCCAGTGGGAATTCTCAGACCCAATTGGCTTGATGGGGCTAACTATCTTGGCCAGAAATACATGGATGGGTTTCTGTGTAATGTTTGGGAAAAAGTTGACTTCATTTGGTACTATGAGGATGTTGCCACCAAAAGACCTGTTTATTGGGCTTTCTACacgg GAATGATTACTCATGTTATGACATTTGAAGTGGGAAAAGTGCTTGAGGACCCTGCTTGGCAAGCCCCTGTTTACTGCTTCAAGGAGAACACTACACTTCAATATATGGCGGCTAGCCCTAATTCTGATGGCAGATTCTTGACAGGAGCTATGGATGCTCCTAAGTTTCTCTAG